The Quadrisphaera sp. DSM 44207 genome window below encodes:
- a CDS encoding type II toxin-antitoxin system Phd/YefM family antitoxin — MTTLPLAEVRAQLSSLVDEAQATHERYDITRNGRRAAVLLSAEDFDALEETLAVLADQDLLRAHLTGLAEVAAGDVVDADVVQVVRDRKPSSGVDDVRDQ, encoded by the coding sequence ATGACCACGCTGCCCCTGGCCGAAGTCCGTGCTCAGTTGTCGAGCCTGGTCGACGAGGCCCAGGCCACGCACGAGCGCTACGACATCACCCGGAACGGGCGCCGTGCTGCTGTGCTGCTCAGCGCGGAGGACTTCGACGCCCTGGAGGAGACCCTCGCAGTCCTGGCGGACCAGGACCTGCTGCGGGCCCACCTGACCGGTCTGGCCGAGGTGGCGGCCGGTGACGTCGTCGATGCAGATGTGGTGCAGGTGGTGCGCGACCGAAAGCCTTCGTCAGGCGTGGACGACGTGCGCGATCAGTGA
- a CDS encoding type II toxin-antitoxin system RelE/ParE family toxin codes for MTEQPAEGPYSVELASSAARDLSDELPEPVAAAVYELINGPLRQNPYRVGKTLRPPLAPALSARRGTYRVLYVIDEDTRTITVTAVSHRAHAYRA; via the coding sequence GTGACCGAGCAGCCGGCGGAGGGGCCGTACTCCGTCGAGCTGGCCTCGTCGGCAGCACGGGACCTCTCCGACGAGCTCCCCGAACCCGTGGCTGCGGCCGTGTACGAGCTCATCAACGGGCCCCTGCGCCAGAACCCCTACCGCGTCGGCAAGACGCTCCGGCCGCCGTTGGCGCCGGCGCTGTCCGCTCGCCGAGGGACTTATCGGGTGCTCTACGTCATCGACGAGGACACCCGCACCATCACGGTCACAGCGGTGAGCCACCGCGCCCACGCGTACCGGGCCTGA
- a CDS encoding nuclease-related domain-containing protein, with the protein MVTAAGAGADAQARRLAQRLEQKRAQIAAEEREAEALHQRLRNWEAGAEGERLVAAELDALRDGGWVLLHDVHWPGRPKANLDHVAVGPAGVLVIDTKNWSGPVTIRSEVLWRGRYPQRRECEAVAHATAAVAALLEPAHRSAVVGVLCLVQHDLPAASVTGGVVVLGRSSVAAWCRALPQRLTASDVATIAAHLERTLGAPASPAQLTTCHIPSPGSVPARCLPHRASRSRPRRSAPTRRAGIPAPRTRGARRRGGMPMPVRLAVGAAAALSALGFLQSMS; encoded by the coding sequence GTGGTCACGGCTGCTGGCGCGGGAGCCGACGCGCAGGCGCGACGGCTGGCGCAGAGGCTGGAGCAGAAGCGCGCCCAGATCGCGGCCGAGGAGCGCGAGGCCGAGGCGCTGCACCAGCGCTTGCGGAACTGGGAGGCTGGCGCCGAGGGCGAGCGGCTCGTCGCCGCGGAGCTCGATGCGCTGCGTGACGGCGGGTGGGTGCTCCTCCACGACGTCCACTGGCCGGGCCGTCCCAAGGCCAACCTGGACCACGTGGCGGTCGGGCCAGCGGGCGTACTCGTCATCGACACCAAGAACTGGTCGGGACCGGTCACCATCAGGTCCGAGGTGCTGTGGCGGGGTCGCTATCCCCAGCGCCGGGAGTGCGAGGCCGTGGCACATGCGACGGCAGCAGTCGCCGCGCTCCTGGAGCCAGCGCACCGCAGTGCGGTCGTCGGCGTGCTGTGCCTGGTGCAGCACGACCTCCCGGCCGCCTCGGTGACAGGAGGCGTCGTCGTGCTCGGCCGCTCCTCGGTCGCCGCGTGGTGTCGCGCGCTGCCGCAGCGGCTGACGGCGTCGGACGTCGCCACCATCGCGGCGCACCTGGAGCGGACGCTCGGCGCCCCGGCGTCCCCGGCGCAGCTGACCACCTGCCACATCCCCTCGCCCGGGAGCGTGCCTGCGCGCTGCCTGCCCCACCGGGCTTCCCGGTCCAGGCCGCGTCGATCAGCACCGACAAGGCGCGCCGGCATTCCTGCGCCGCGAACCCGCGGGGCCCGCCGCCGCGGCGGGATGCCTATGCCCGTTCGACTCGCCGTGGGAGCAGCCGCGGCGCTGAGCGCTCTGGGCTTCCTGCAGTCGATGAGCTGA
- a CDS encoding very short patch repair endonuclease, whose product MDEAVVVTTRPIVVPPAPAASSPAAARTMRANRRRDTQPEVALRRELWRRGHRYLVDATPAGTSRRRRADVLLRGARIAVFVDGCFWHSCPQHLSVPKRNREWWEVKLASVRERDARTDVELRAAGWVPVRIWEHEEPRAAVDRLEVLLASGRGR is encoded by the coding sequence ATGGACGAGGCCGTCGTCGTGACGACGCGTCCGATCGTCGTCCCGCCGGCGCCGGCCGCTTCCTCGCCGGCCGCGGCACGCACCATGAGGGCGAACCGCCGCCGCGACACCCAGCCCGAAGTCGCCCTGCGCCGGGAGCTCTGGCGGCGCGGTCACCGCTACCTCGTCGACGCCACACCCGCAGGCACCAGCAGGCGCCGACGCGCCGACGTCCTGCTGCGCGGCGCGCGGATCGCGGTCTTCGTCGACGGGTGCTTCTGGCACTCGTGCCCGCAGCACCTGTCCGTGCCGAAGCGCAACCGCGAGTGGTGGGAGGTCAAGCTCGCGAGCGTCCGCGAGCGCGACGCCCGCACGGACGTCGAGCTCCGCGCCGCCGGATGGGTGCCGGTGCGGATCTGGGAGCACGAGGAGCCGCGAGCGGCCGTGGACCGCCTGGAGGTGCTCCTCGCTTCCGGTCGTGGGCGCTGA
- a CDS encoding type II toxin-antitoxin system PemK/MazF family toxin, with amino-acid sequence MSQAWHRGSVLWASLDTGSGHEQAGRRPVVVVASNDYLETVTTLAIVVPVTTVDRGWPNHVPLRGPTGLRRPSWAMTEQPRTIDRARVRTVAGEVDAETEAAIDVYLRDFLALA; translated from the coding sequence GTGAGCCAGGCCTGGCACCGCGGCAGCGTGCTGTGGGCCTCGCTCGACACCGGCAGCGGGCATGAGCAGGCCGGTCGTCGCCCCGTCGTCGTGGTGGCCTCGAACGACTACCTCGAGACGGTGACGACGCTGGCGATCGTCGTCCCCGTCACCACCGTCGACCGGGGGTGGCCCAACCACGTGCCTCTGCGCGGTCCGACAGGCCTGCGACGACCGAGCTGGGCGATGACCGAGCAACCCCGCACCATCGATCGAGCCAGGGTCCGGACGGTCGCCGGTGAGGTGGACGCCGAGACGGAGGCCGCCATCGACGTCTACCTGCGCGACTTCCTGGCCCTGGCATGA
- a CDS encoding carboxylesterase/lipase family protein — MSATTVTTTAGQVRGRRSDGVTTWLGVPYTAPPVGPLRFRAPQPVPRWDGVRPALEPGGAAMQRARLSAPMTGLGSSVSEDCLYLNVSSPAADDARRPVLVWLHGGAFTNGSGALYDGRHLAALGDVVVVTVNYRLGVFGFVDLAAVTNADVPSNLGLRDAIAALEWVRENVAAFGGDPARVTVAGESAGSVLVSLLMVAPAARGLFRAAICSSGTYSLNHGEQARTDVAARYAAELRIGPRGGAALSDLPAEQLLAAQVAVSEQVHATTPAAPWFDGDVVPGSLEQARAAVRPDLTLLAGSTRDEMLFFRRTRSDILLTGRAEIASRLRNALGEEHADAVLARYPRSLLGEVRLSTDLNFARPTAHLAERHAAAGGTAFAYRFDAATPWLGACHAADLPYLWAWGGATAFVLRGAPTSARRALAARLQRHWVDFVRDGHPGGAWPVHELPKRRTLVLHPAGDRVQVDPAAERRTAWAGADVMPHP, encoded by the coding sequence ATGAGCGCGACGACGGTGACCACGACCGCCGGCCAGGTGCGAGGGCGCCGCAGCGACGGCGTCACCACCTGGCTCGGCGTCCCCTACACCGCCCCACCCGTCGGGCCGCTGCGCTTCCGCGCGCCGCAGCCCGTTCCGCGCTGGGACGGCGTCCGCCCGGCCCTGGAGCCGGGCGGCGCGGCGATGCAGCGGGCGCGGCTGAGCGCGCCGATGACCGGGCTCGGGTCCTCGGTGAGCGAGGACTGCCTGTACCTCAACGTCTCCTCGCCGGCCGCGGACGACGCCCGGCGCCCGGTTCTGGTGTGGCTGCACGGGGGCGCGTTCACGAACGGCTCCGGCGCGCTCTACGACGGCCGGCACCTCGCGGCGCTCGGGGACGTCGTGGTCGTCACCGTCAACTACCGGCTCGGGGTGTTCGGCTTCGTCGACCTGGCCGCGGTCACGAACGCCGACGTGCCGTCCAACCTCGGGCTGCGCGACGCGATCGCGGCGCTGGAGTGGGTGCGCGAGAACGTCGCGGCCTTCGGCGGCGACCCGGCGCGGGTGACGGTGGCGGGGGAGTCGGCCGGGTCGGTGCTGGTCTCGCTGCTGATGGTCGCGCCGGCGGCGCGCGGCCTGTTCCGCGCCGCCATCTGCTCCAGCGGCACCTACAGCCTCAACCACGGCGAGCAGGCGCGCACCGACGTCGCCGCGCGGTACGCGGCCGAGCTGCGGATCGGCCCCCGCGGCGGCGCGGCGCTGTCGGACCTGCCCGCCGAGCAGCTCCTCGCCGCGCAGGTCGCGGTGAGCGAGCAGGTGCACGCCACGACGCCGGCCGCGCCGTGGTTCGACGGCGACGTGGTGCCGGGCTCGCTGGAGCAGGCCCGGGCCGCCGTCCGCCCCGACCTGACCCTGCTGGCCGGCTCGACCCGCGACGAGATGCTGTTCTTCCGGCGCACCCGCTCGGACATCCTCCTCACCGGCCGGGCCGAGATCGCCTCCCGCCTGCGGAACGCCCTGGGGGAGGAGCACGCCGACGCGGTGCTGGCGCGCTACCCGAGGAGCCTCCTGGGTGAGGTGCGGCTGAGCACCGACCTGAACTTCGCGCGCCCGACCGCGCACCTCGCCGAGCGGCACGCCGCCGCCGGCGGGACGGCGTTCGCGTACCGCTTCGACGCCGCGACGCCGTGGCTGGGCGCCTGCCACGCCGCCGACCTGCCGTACTTGTGGGCCTGGGGCGGGGCGACGGCGTTCGTGCTGCGCGGAGCGCCCACCTCGGCCCGCCGCGCGCTGGCGGCGCGGCTGCAGCGGCACTGGGTCGACTTCGTGCGCGACGGGCACCCCGGCGGCGCCTGGCCGGTGCACGAGCTGCCCAAGCGGCGCACCCTCGTCCTCCACCCCGCGGGGGATCGGGTCCAGGTCGATCCGGCAGCCGAGCGCCGGACGGCGTGGGCGGGCGCCGACGTGATGCCGCACCCCTGA
- a CDS encoding LuxR C-terminal-related transcriptional regulator, which produces MSERAPEIAAALLQLPHDHVAEPHRSWLRDQYRRVVPVVLVDALRAAEDGSPLPPRCVARLRELAADCSETEVPLAVSLRATLPAVRVFCGFVQETADGARAAQLVERGCVVAQEVISTWVEAWVRARSTRAARPTAPPEPGGDEELEPVDEVMLALVAEGRSNEEIAAATHYSRQAVGWRLSRLMHRWRVSNRAALTATAYAKGILVPPRRHP; this is translated from the coding sequence GTGTCCGAGCGCGCGCCCGAGATCGCCGCGGCGCTGCTGCAGCTGCCGCACGACCACGTCGCCGAGCCGCACCGCTCGTGGCTGCGCGATCAGTACCGCCGGGTCGTCCCCGTGGTGCTCGTCGACGCCCTGCGCGCGGCCGAGGACGGCAGCCCGCTCCCACCGCGGTGCGTGGCGCGGCTGCGCGAGCTGGCGGCCGACTGCTCCGAGACCGAGGTCCCGCTCGCCGTGAGCCTGCGCGCGACGCTGCCGGCGGTGCGGGTGTTCTGCGGGTTCGTCCAGGAGACCGCCGACGGCGCCCGTGCCGCCCAGCTGGTGGAGCGGGGGTGCGTGGTGGCCCAGGAGGTCATCAGCACCTGGGTGGAGGCGTGGGTGCGGGCCAGGTCCACCCGGGCCGCGAGGCCGACCGCCCCGCCGGAGCCGGGCGGCGACGAGGAGCTGGAGCCGGTGGACGAGGTCATGCTCGCCCTCGTGGCCGAGGGCAGGTCGAACGAGGAGATCGCGGCGGCCACCCACTACAGCCGGCAGGCCGTCGGATGGAGGCTGTCCCGGCTCATGCACCGCTGGCGGGTCTCGAACCGTGCTGCCCTGACCGCCACGGCCTACGCCAAGGGGATCCTCGTGCCGCCCCGCCGGCACCCCTGA
- a CDS encoding lipase maturation factor family protein — MDWLSDPGYWHSRLVFTRALALIYLVAFTVALTQFRPLLGERGLTPIPRFLARVPFRRSPSLFSWRYSDRLFAGVCWVGIALSALTLVGVPDRLPLAGWMLVWFALWALYLSIVNVGQTWYGFGWETLLLEAGFLAIFLGPAHVAPPVLVLWLLRWLLFRLEFGAGLIKMRGDRCWRDLTCLEHHHETQPMPGPLSWYFHHLPKPLHKVEVVVNHAMQLVLVFGLLLPQPVASVAALLVIITQGYLVVSGNFSWLNALTLVLAIPVLDGRWLDAVVPVDPPTDLSSPAWHQVLTIALTALVAVLSVGPVRNLLSKRQAMNASFEPLHLVNTYGAFGSITRVRHEVVLSGTDDPAPGPETVWREYEFKAKPGDVHRRPPQIAPYHLRLDWLMWFVAINPGYGDRWLVPLLVRLLEGDRATLKLLRSSPFPPQAPPRWVRASVYRYRYTTPAERRATGAWWTRRHVNDLVRPMSLESSPSRAR; from the coding sequence GTGGACTGGCTCTCCGACCCCGGCTACTGGCACAGCCGGCTGGTCTTCACCCGGGCGCTCGCGCTGATCTACCTCGTCGCGTTCACGGTGGCGCTCACCCAGTTCCGGCCGCTGCTGGGCGAGCGCGGACTGACGCCGATCCCCCGCTTCCTCGCCCGGGTGCCGTTCCGCCGTTCCCCCAGCCTGTTCTCGTGGCGCTACTCCGACCGCCTCTTCGCCGGCGTGTGCTGGGTCGGCATCGCGCTGTCCGCGCTCACGCTGGTCGGCGTTCCGGACCGGTTGCCGCTCGCGGGCTGGATGCTCGTCTGGTTCGCGCTGTGGGCGCTGTACCTGTCGATCGTCAACGTCGGGCAGACCTGGTACGGGTTCGGCTGGGAGACGCTGCTGCTCGAGGCCGGGTTCCTCGCGATCTTCCTCGGGCCGGCGCACGTGGCGCCGCCGGTGCTCGTGCTGTGGCTGCTCCGCTGGCTGCTGTTCCGCCTCGAGTTCGGCGCCGGGCTGATCAAGATGCGCGGTGACCGCTGCTGGCGCGACCTCACGTGCCTGGAGCACCACCACGAGACCCAGCCGATGCCCGGGCCGCTGAGCTGGTACTTCCACCACCTGCCGAAGCCGCTGCACAAGGTCGAGGTGGTCGTCAACCACGCGATGCAGCTCGTCCTCGTCTTCGGGCTGCTGCTGCCGCAGCCGGTCGCGAGCGTCGCGGCCCTCCTGGTGATCATCACGCAGGGCTACCTGGTGGTCAGCGGGAACTTTTCCTGGCTCAACGCCCTGACGCTGGTGCTGGCGATCCCGGTGCTCGACGGGCGGTGGTTGGACGCCGTGGTGCCGGTCGACCCGCCCACCGACCTGTCGTCGCCGGCGTGGCACCAGGTGCTCACCATCGCGCTGACCGCGCTCGTGGCCGTCCTCAGCGTGGGGCCGGTGCGCAACCTGCTGTCCAAGCGGCAGGCGATGAACGCCAGCTTCGAGCCGCTGCACCTGGTCAACACCTACGGCGCGTTCGGCTCGATCACCCGCGTGCGCCACGAGGTCGTCCTCTCCGGCACCGACGATCCCGCGCCCGGCCCGGAGACCGTGTGGCGCGAGTACGAGTTCAAGGCCAAGCCCGGCGACGTCCACCGCCGCCCGCCGCAGATCGCGCCCTACCACCTGCGCCTGGACTGGCTGATGTGGTTCGTGGCCATCAACCCCGGCTACGGCGACCGCTGGCTGGTCCCGCTGCTGGTGAGGCTGCTCGAGGGCGACCGCGCGACGCTGAAGCTGCTGCGCTCCTCCCCCTTCCCGCCGCAGGCGCCGCCGCGGTGGGTGCGCGCGAGCGTGTACCGCTACCGCTACACCACCCCCGCGGAGCGGCGAGCCACCGGCGCGTGGTGGACGCGCCGGCACGTGAACGACCTCGTGCGCCCGATGTCGCTGGAGAGCTCACCGAGCCGGGCCCGGTGA
- a CDS encoding excalibur calcium-binding domain-containing protein: MEKTRPIDLRESTLSLSSAPSAPTGAPPVGALPLGAEPLGEDRPVERRRRRWVLVAGAGVLGLLAGTGIGSAGGEADLARAQEERRTAVEARQDAEAQSRSAAAEQAEAETALEAAAAAQRSAQTARASAEGQLADAQRQVEDLQGQLASVQAALAAKGSAAKASSGTASSASSSSQSSGSSKSSSSQSSSSQSSPVSESSGTSSAAADSGSSTSYANCSEARAAGAAPLHAGDPGYSGKLDRDGDGVACES, translated from the coding sequence ATGGAGAAGACCCGGCCCATCGACCTCCGGGAGAGCACGCTCTCCCTGTCATCGGCGCCGTCGGCGCCGACCGGCGCTCCACCTGTCGGCGCCCTGCCTCTCGGCGCCGAGCCGCTCGGTGAGGACCGCCCGGTCGAGCGCCGCCGGCGGCGCTGGGTGCTCGTCGCCGGCGCCGGCGTCCTGGGGCTCCTGGCCGGCACGGGGATCGGCTCCGCCGGTGGTGAGGCGGACCTCGCCCGGGCGCAGGAGGAGAGGCGCACCGCGGTCGAGGCGCGCCAGGACGCCGAGGCGCAGTCGCGGAGCGCCGCAGCGGAGCAGGCCGAGGCCGAGACGGCGCTCGAGGCCGCGGCGGCGGCGCAGCGGTCCGCGCAGACCGCCCGCGCGTCCGCCGAGGGCCAGCTCGCCGACGCGCAGCGCCAGGTGGAGGACCTGCAGGGGCAGCTGGCGAGCGTGCAGGCCGCGCTGGCCGCCAAGGGCTCCGCGGCGAAGGCGTCGAGCGGCACGGCCTCGAGCGCGTCGTCCTCCTCGCAGTCCTCAGGCTCCTCGAAGTCCTCCTCCTCGCAGTCCTCCTCCTCGCAGTCCTCGCCGGTCTCGGAGTCCTCGGGCACCTCGAGCGCGGCAGCGGACAGCGGCTCCAGCACGTCGTACGCGAACTGCTCCGAGGCCCGAGCGGCCGGGGCCGCCCCTCTTCACGCCGGCGACCCCGGGTACAGCGGCAAGCTCGACCGGGACGGGGACGGCGTCGCCTGCGAGTCGTGA